In the genome of Dasypus novemcinctus isolate mDasNov1 chromosome 30, mDasNov1.1.hap2, whole genome shotgun sequence, one region contains:
- the LOC139437865 gene encoding olfactory receptor 14I1-like has product MSNLTIFTEFVLMEISSSRELQVMQGLLFLLTGNLVTVTVIVTDPHLHSQMYFFIGNLSLIDICCISVTVPKFIVNSLTGSALISLPACAAQLFLFNFFAATELAFLVVMSYDRYVAICHPLHYGLTITPRLCAQAAGVSWATGLGYSAVHTGIMFRLPFTGSNVIHQYFCDIPQILSISSSDVCFSEFVFIALSIGLGLLCSLLLLISYINIFSMVLNMHSMEARNKALSTCTPHLAVLFIFIVSGIVANLGPIPDKTYLSNLLTGMFYSMVLPLINPLIYSLRNREINTALGRMFNRCF; this is encoded by the coding sequence ATGAGCAACCTCACCATCTTCACAGAATTCGTCCTCATGGAGATCTCAAGCTCCCGAGAGCTACAAGTTATGCAAGGTCTGCTATTTTTACTGACTGGGAATCTTGTAACTGTTACTGTTATTGTGACAGACCCTCATCTACACTCTCAAATGTACTTCTTTATAGGAAATTTATCCCTGATAGATATTTGCTGCATTTCCGTTACTGTTCCCAAATTCATTGTGAATTCTTTGACAGGCAGTGCATTGATTTCTCTGCCAGCCTGTGCTGCTCAGCTTTTCCTGTTTAACTTCTTTGCTGCCACAGAGCTCGCCTTTCTcgtggtgatgtcctatgatcgctatgttgccatttgccaccctctgcactatggacTCACCATCACCCCACGTCTGTGCGCACAGGCTGCAGGCGTCTCATGGGCAACTGGGTTGGGCTATTCTGCTGTCCACACAGGTATCATGTTCAGGCTTCCTTTCACAGGGTCCAATGTGATCCATCAGTATTTCTGTGATATACCTCAAATTTTGAGTATTTCATCTTCAGATGTTTGTTTTTCTGAGTTTGTTTTCATAGCTTTAAGTATAGGTCTGGGCTTATTATGTTCTCTCTTATTGTTAATAtcatacattaatatattttcaatggtgCTTAACATGCATTCCATGGAAGCTCGTAATAAAGCCTTATCCACCTGCACACCACACTTGGCAgttctatttatatttatagtttcTGGAATTGTTGCTAACTTAGGACCCATTCCAGATAAAACATATCTTAGTAATCTGCTCACAGGCATGTTCTACTCCATGGTGCTCCCACTAATAAACCCCCTCATCTATAGTCTGCGGAACAGAGAGATTAACACTGCTCTAGGCAGAATGTTCAACAGATGTTTTTAG